Within Leeia speluncae, the genomic segment AGTAGGTGTGCTAAAAAAACTTGCCCAGTATGTTTATCAAAAAGGTATGCATGGTTTTGGTTTGTATTTGGACAAAATGGCCACCAAACATGAAATACCTGATGAAGCATTGGTTGGTGATGGCGATTGGGCTGTTATTGAAGAAGATGGTTACCGAGTGCGCTTAATCATCCGAATCATGGCGGTTTCGATACTAATTCTGGTCGTTTGGGCTGCGTTTGCGAAAATTGATGAGGTGACGAGGGGGGAAGGTAAGGTTATTCCTTCTAGTGAAATTCAGATTTTGCAGAGCTTGGATGGCGGTAATGTATCTGCCATTTCAGTTAAAGAAGGTCAGCAGGTCAAAAAAGGACAGTTGCTGCTCAAAATTGACCCGATTAGATTTGCATCGTCATTAAAAGAGAATCAGGCACAATATTATTCGCTAGTGGCTAGAGTTGCGCGTTTACAAGCATTGTCAGATAACAAACCATTTGTTGCACCTGAAGAGGTTGTCAAAAATATTCCTCAGGTTGCAGAGCAAGAACGCGCATTATATGAATCCAGTATGCAGGGGCTTGAGGCTAATGTGGCTATTGCTAGGCAGCAATTGGTGCAACGTAATCAAGAGTTGGTTGAAGTTAAAAGTAGGCGAGATCAAGCCGCACAGAACTATGAATTAGCGGCGAAAGAGTTGGCAGTAACAAAGCCATTGGCGCAGAGTGGGGCTGTTTCTGATGTTGAATTGCTACGTTTAGAGCGAGATGTATCTCGTAGCAAAGGAGACCGTGATCAGGCCGCTGCACAGATTCCGAGATTGCAAGCAGCAATCCAGGAGGCGACTAGGAAGATCCAAGAGGTTGAGCTTGCTTTTAGAAATCAAATTCGAGGGGAGCTGTCAGAGTCGGT encodes:
- a CDS encoding HlyD family type I secretion periplasmic adaptor subunit, giving the protein MHGFGLYLDKMATKHEIPDEALVGDGDWAVIEEDGYRVRLIIRIMAVSILILVVWAAFAKIDEVTRGEGKVIPSSEIQILQSLDGGNVSAISVKEGQQVKKGQLLLKIDPIRFASSLKENQAQYYSLVARVARLQALSDNKPFVAPEEVVKNIPQVAEQERALYESSMQGLEANVAIARQQLVQRNQELVEVKSRRDQAAQNYELAAKELAVTKPLAQSGAVSDVELLRLERDVSRSKGDRDQAAAQIPRLQAAIQEATRKIQEVELAFRNQIRGELSESVAKLNSLSAGSEGLADRVKQTEIRSPVNGTVKRLNVNTLGGVVQPGKDIIEIVPSEDALLLEAKILPKDIAFLRPGQSALIKFTAYDFSIYGGLEATLEQIGADTVTDEKGNAFYIIRLRTAQSYIGDNHMPIIPGMVAEVDVRTGKKTVLSYLLKPVLKAKSNALSER